One Halalkalicoccus tibetensis genomic region harbors:
- a CDS encoding helix-turn-helix transcriptional regulator produces MHDLTGFQRDLLLVIAGLDEPKGLDVNDELERYYGTEIRHGRLYPNLDTLVNKGLVKKGKHDLRTNKYILTDRGEREIEARLDWELSYIPDEIKGELEELPQTQ; encoded by the coding sequence ATGCATGATTTAACAGGATTTCAGCGTGACCTGCTTCTGGTGATCGCTGGCCTCGACGAACCGAAAGGGCTCGACGTCAACGACGAGCTAGAACGATACTACGGCACCGAGATCCGCCACGGCCGTCTCTACCCCAACCTCGACACGCTCGTCAATAAGGGGTTGGTGAAGAAGGGGAAACACGACCTCAGGACCAACAAGTACATCCTGACCGACCGTGGCGAGCGCGAGATCGAGGCCCGCCTCGACTGGGAGCTCTCCTACATCCCCGACGAGATAAAAGGGGAACTGGAGGAGCTGCCACAGACTCAGTAA
- a CDS encoding succinylglutamate desuccinylase/aspartoacylase family protein translates to MTSLGTAAAAPGETDTGRLVVGETRDGGEFGLPVAVVNGADDGDTLYMQAASDGDELNGIGVIQRVIPRIDPEELSGTVLAVGIVNYHGFQVAKHRNPIDDTKTNRTYPGDADGTSSERISHATFEAAKRADRILDLHQGSTSRMLNEVRVRCGTRHRLHEQCLELAKVFGCGYVLDQKGPNGQLARVGPDEGIPTIDPELGGSVGWDDRSIKYGVRGSFNVLRYYGYLDGEVEPETQTRASGFDQYGSPSGGFVRFEKALGDRLSRGETVFTVRDTFGRVKSEVTADGDGIFWRSRRLPQVATGEYVCSVATGIDTY, encoded by the coding sequence ATGACGAGCCTCGGAACGGCGGCGGCCGCCCCCGGCGAGACCGACACGGGGCGGCTGGTCGTCGGCGAGACGCGAGACGGCGGGGAGTTCGGGCTGCCGGTCGCGGTGGTGAACGGCGCGGACGACGGCGACACCCTCTACATGCAGGCCGCGAGCGACGGCGACGAGCTCAACGGAATCGGCGTGATCCAGCGGGTGATCCCACGGATCGACCCCGAGGAGCTTTCCGGGACGGTGCTGGCCGTCGGCATCGTCAACTATCACGGCTTCCAGGTCGCGAAACACCGGAACCCGATCGACGACACGAAGACCAACCGCACCTATCCGGGCGACGCCGACGGGACCTCCTCCGAGCGGATCTCCCACGCGACGTTCGAGGCCGCAAAGCGCGCCGACCGGATCCTCGACCTCCATCAGGGTTCGACCAGCCGGATGCTCAACGAGGTCCGGGTCCGCTGTGGGACCCGCCACCGGCTCCACGAGCAGTGTCTCGAGCTCGCGAAGGTCTTCGGCTGTGGCTACGTCCTCGACCAGAAGGGGCCGAACGGCCAGCTCGCGCGGGTCGGCCCCGACGAGGGGATCCCGACGATCGACCCCGAGCTCGGGGGCAGCGTCGGCTGGGACGACCGCAGCATCAAGTACGGCGTCCGTGGCTCGTTCAACGTGTTGCGGTACTACGGCTACCTCGACGGGGAGGTCGAGCCCGAGACCCAGACCCGCGCGAGCGGGTTCGACCAGTACGGCTCGCCGTCGGGCGGGTTCGTCCGCTTCGAGAAGGCCCTCGGGGACCGGCTCTCCCGGGGCGAGACGGTCTTCACCGTCAGGGACACCTTCGGGCGAGTCAAGTCCGAGGTGACGGCCGACGGCGACGGGATCTTCTGGCGCTCACGGCGGCTTCCCCAAGTGGCGACCGGCGAGTACGTCTGCTCGGTCGCCACCGGGATCGACACGTACTGA
- the ilvA gene encoding threonine ammonia-lyase, translating to MLDVQDVYGARERVERTARHTPLDYSHTFSEMTGAEVHLKLENFQRTGAFKIRGATNRIATLSDREREAGVVTASAGNHAQGVALAATRMGVDAVIVMPEHAPISKLKATRNYGAEVVRHGSGYDAAAERAHAIEREEGRTYVHAFDDEAVMAGQGTIGLEIVEDCPEVDTVLVPIGGGGLIAGIATALKAQERDIRVIGVQAEGAASAADSLEKGSVQEWDAVETIADGIAVGRMGDLTFEVIEERVDEVVTVSDSEIAVALAALLERSKTLVEGAGAVPLAALLSGAVDYEEGETIVPALCGGNIDLNTLTTVIMRGLVETGRYLKVRTVLKDRPGALRQLIDVLAENRANIYAIQHDRTSRDIAMNAAEVVIDLETRGHDHVGELLAGMREQGYEVEVLV from the coding sequence ATGCTCGACGTCCAGGACGTCTACGGGGCACGCGAGCGGGTCGAGCGGACCGCCCGCCACACCCCGCTCGACTACTCGCATACCTTCTCGGAGATGACCGGCGCCGAGGTCCACCTCAAGCTCGAGAACTTCCAGCGCACCGGCGCGTTCAAGATCCGTGGAGCGACCAACCGGATCGCGACGCTTTCGGATCGGGAGCGGGAGGCGGGCGTCGTCACCGCCAGCGCGGGCAACCACGCCCAGGGGGTCGCGCTCGCGGCCACCCGCATGGGCGTCGACGCGGTCATCGTCATGCCCGAACACGCCCCGATCTCGAAGCTCAAGGCCACACGGAACTACGGCGCCGAGGTCGTCCGCCATGGGTCTGGCTACGACGCGGCCGCCGAGCGCGCCCACGCGATCGAGCGCGAGGAGGGGCGTACCTACGTCCACGCCTTCGACGACGAGGCGGTGATGGCCGGCCAGGGGACCATCGGCCTCGAGATCGTCGAGGACTGCCCCGAGGTCGACACCGTTCTCGTCCCGATCGGCGGGGGCGGGCTGATCGCGGGGATCGCGACGGCGCTGAAGGCCCAGGAACGCGACATTCGGGTGATCGGCGTGCAGGCCGAGGGCGCCGCCAGCGCCGCCGACTCCCTCGAGAAGGGGTCGGTCCAGGAGTGGGACGCGGTCGAGACCATCGCCGACGGGATCGCGGTCGGGCGGATGGGCGATCTGACCTTCGAAGTGATCGAGGAGCGCGTCGACGAGGTGGTGACGGTCTCGGACTCGGAGATTGCCGTCGCGCTCGCGGCGCTGCTCGAGCGCTCGAAGACGCTCGTCGAAGGGGCGGGGGCGGTCCCGCTGGCGGCGCTGCTCTCGGGCGCCGTCGACTACGAGGAGGGCGAGACGATCGTCCCGGCGCTCTGTGGGGGCAACATCGACCTCAACACGTTGACGACGGTGATCATGCGCGGGCTGGTCGAGACGGGCCGGTATCTGAAGGTCCGCACGGTGCTGAAGGACCGCCCCGGTGCCCTTCGCCAGCTGATCGACGTGCTCGCGGAGAACCGCGCGAACATCTACGCGATCCAGCACGACCGGACCTCGCGGGACATCGCGATGAACGCCGCGGAGGTCGTGATCGACCTCGAGACCCGCGGCCACGACCACGTCGGGGAGCTGCTGGCGGGGATGCGCGAGCAGGGCTACGAGGTCGAGGTGCTGGTGTAG
- a CDS encoding threonine synthase: MVADLYCPACERTYAAGADEPWRCSCGSPLELAERPLPEGPPPAFDELDTRRGLWSFSEFLPIEPAVTLGEGFTPLVEAPGWDAQFKLEYVFPTGSFKDRGATTVLSRAAELGIERVLEDSSGNAGAAIATYAARAGIDAEVYVPASATASKLAAIERAGGEVVRVEGSREAVTEACIEVVEAGEGWYASHAWNPAFFAGTQTVAFEIAAQRDWHVPDAVVLPLGHGTLFLGAYRGFRALLEAGWTDSLPRLLGAQAAGYAPIAEALHDDSERGENDVADGVRIRDPVRGREIRGAIEETNGDAIAIGEADTERELDRLHRAGFYTEPTCAVAPAALRQYRERGVLDAADDVVVPLTGSGLKADPG, from the coding sequence ATGGTCGCCGACCTGTACTGTCCGGCCTGCGAGCGGACGTACGCCGCGGGCGCGGACGAACCGTGGCGCTGTTCCTGTGGGTCTCCCCTCGAACTCGCCGAGCGACCGCTCCCCGAGGGTCCGCCCCCGGCCTTCGACGAGCTCGACACTCGCCGGGGCCTATGGTCGTTCTCGGAGTTCCTCCCGATCGAGCCCGCGGTCACGCTCGGCGAGGGCTTCACGCCGCTGGTCGAGGCGCCCGGGTGGGACGCGCAGTTCAAACTCGAGTACGTCTTCCCGACGGGCAGCTTCAAGGACCGCGGGGCGACGACGGTTCTCTCGCGGGCCGCCGAGCTCGGCATCGAGCGGGTACTGGAGGACTCCTCGGGCAATGCGGGCGCGGCGATCGCGACCTACGCGGCCCGGGCGGGGATCGACGCGGAGGTCTACGTCCCCGCCTCGGCCACGGCCTCGAAGCTCGCCGCCATCGAACGGGCGGGCGGCGAGGTGGTGCGGGTCGAGGGGAGCCGCGAGGCGGTCACCGAGGCGTGTATCGAGGTCGTCGAGGCGGGGGAGGGCTGGTACGCGAGCCACGCCTGGAACCCGGCCTTCTTCGCCGGCACCCAGACGGTGGCCTTCGAGATCGCCGCCCAGCGCGACTGGCACGTGCCCGACGCGGTCGTGCTCCCGCTTGGCCACGGCACGCTCTTTCTGGGCGCGTATCGGGGCTTTCGAGCCCTGCTGGAGGCGGGCTGGACCGACTCGCTTCCCCGGCTGCTGGGCGCGCAGGCGGCCGGCTACGCGCCGATCGCCGAGGCGCTCCACGACGACAGCGAAAGAGGTGAAAACGACGTGGCCGACGGGGTTCGGATCCGCGATCCCGTCCGCGGGAGGGAGATCCGGGGTGCGATCGAGGAAACGAACGGGGACGCGATCGCGATCGGGGAGGCCGACACGGAACGCGAACTCGACCGGCTCCACCGCGCGGGCTTCTACACGGAGCCGACGTGTGCCGTGGCGCCCGCGGCCCTCCGGCAGTATCGCGAACGGGGCGTTCTGGACGCTGCCGACGACGTGGTCGTTCCCCTCACTGGCAGCGGCCTGAAGGCCGATCCCGGCTGA
- a CDS encoding alkaline phosphatase family protein: MSNRMDTFLIGIDAACQPVIDRLSETDSIPNLESIIEDGVSAPLESQIPPWTPSAWPSLYTGVNPGKHGVYGFVDFDGYDWEVVTADHVREHTLWELLDEHDRSSVIVNAPVTHPPDEIDGAVVPGFIGPENPGTHPKGILEEVREAIGEYRVYPNYSRGDDSYTDEEKLDEYCTLARMRGEAFRYLADEYEPDFGFVQFQKTDTVFHEFDGNPDHVQRIYEATDEQIGEILEACDPKRVFVASDHGMGPYENYEFRLNEYLRREGYVEATTGGKGMPSWNPIRDQLREGDDRTTWEPSTVERLAATAAKAGLTPSRAVGVLDRVGLGELARRHAPSGVSRTGAEQVDFPGSRAYMRARTELGVRINLEGREPEGVVPREEYEEVRDELIELLAGVETPDGEPVFGEVAPREEYFWGPYTEKAVDVLTVPNDFEQFLSAQLRDGLFGPPTEPWNHKLDGLFVAAGEGIDAEADLMDAHLFDVAPTICSAIGIPYSDRMDGHVLPVVGDGGAASYPPYDDSPASGRDDGDGDEQVEERLSDLGYLE, translated from the coding sequence ATGAGCAACCGAATGGACACCTTCCTGATCGGGATCGACGCCGCCTGCCAGCCCGTGATCGATCGCCTCTCGGAGACCGACAGCATTCCGAACCTTGAGTCGATCATCGAGGACGGGGTAAGTGCTCCTCTCGAGTCCCAGATCCCGCCGTGGACGCCGAGCGCCTGGCCCTCGCTGTATACGGGCGTGAACCCCGGCAAACACGGCGTCTATGGGTTCGTCGACTTCGACGGCTACGACTGGGAGGTCGTGACCGCCGACCACGTCCGCGAGCACACCCTCTGGGAGCTGCTCGACGAACACGACCGCTCGAGCGTGATCGTCAACGCCCCCGTCACCCACCCGCCCGACGAAATCGATGGGGCGGTGGTCCCCGGCTTCATCGGTCCGGAGAACCCCGGAACCCACCCGAAGGGGATCCTCGAGGAGGTCCGGGAGGCGATCGGGGAGTACCGGGTGTATCCGAACTACTCGCGGGGCGACGACTCCTACACCGACGAGGAGAAGCTCGACGAGTACTGCACGCTGGCGCGGATGCGTGGGGAGGCGTTCCGATATCTCGCCGACGAGTACGAGCCCGACTTCGGGTTCGTCCAGTTCCAGAAGACCGACACGGTCTTCCACGAGTTCGACGGGAACCCCGACCACGTACAGCGGATCTACGAGGCCACGGACGAACAGATCGGGGAGATCCTCGAGGCGTGTGACCCGAAGCGGGTGTTCGTCGCGAGCGACCACGGGATGGGGCCCTACGAGAACTACGAGTTCCGCCTCAACGAGTACCTCCGTCGCGAGGGGTACGTCGAGGCGACGACCGGGGGAAAGGGGATGCCCTCCTGGAACCCGATCCGCGATCAGCTCCGGGAGGGCGACGACCGAACCACGTGGGAGCCGAGCACGGTCGAGCGGCTCGCTGCGACGGCCGCGAAGGCCGGGCTGACCCCCTCGCGGGCGGTAGGCGTTCTCGATCGGGTCGGCCTCGGGGAGCTCGCACGCCGGCACGCCCCGTCGGGCGTGAGCCGGACGGGCGCCGAACAGGTCGACTTCCCCGGGTCGCGGGCGTACATGCGCGCGCGAACCGAACTCGGGGTGCGGATCAATCTCGAGGGCCGCGAGCCGGAGGGCGTCGTTCCGCGGGAGGAGTACGAGGAGGTCCGCGACGAGCTGATCGAGCTGCTCGCGGGGGTCGAGACGCCCGACGGGGAGCCCGTCTTCGGCGAGGTCGCCCCCCGTGAGGAGTACTTCTGGGGACCGTACACCGAGAAGGCGGTCGACGTCCTCACGGTGCCGAACGACTTCGAGCAGTTCCTCTCGGCACAGCTCCGCGACGGGCTGTTCGGCCCGCCGACCGAACCGTGGAACCACAAGCTCGACGGACTGTTCGTCGCCGCGGGCGAGGGGATCGACGCCGAAGCGGACCTCATGGACGCACATCTGTTCGACGTCGCGCCGACGATCTGCTCGGCGATCGGGATCCCGTACAGCGACCGGATGGACGGGCACGTCCTACCGGTCGTCGGGGACGGGGGCGCGGCTTCGTACCCCCCTTACGACGACTCGCCGGCGTCCGGACGCGACGACGGGGACGGGGACGAACAGGTAGAAGAGCGGCTGTCGGATCTGGGATATCTCGAGTAG
- a CDS encoding gamma-glutamylcyclotransferase family protein codes for MARVFVYGTLTDPDRVEELLDRYELGSEVVLQGLRRVEGQYPTLAPGGECEGRLLETPEIDRLDAYEGVESGLYLRASVPVDDGESADCYVGDPEPLGADAEWPGSGPFEERVRSYLDANDVRIGHKE; via the coding sequence ATGGCACGCGTCTTCGTCTACGGAACGCTCACCGACCCCGACCGGGTCGAGGAACTGCTCGATCGTTACGAGCTCGGCTCGGAGGTCGTCCTGCAGGGGCTTCGCCGTGTCGAGGGCCAGTACCCGACGCTCGCCCCGGGCGGCGAGTGTGAGGGACGCCTGCTCGAAACGCCCGAGATCGACCGGCTCGACGCCTACGAGGGGGTCGAATCGGGGCTCTATCTCCGAGCCTCGGTCCCCGTCGACGACGGCGAAAGCGCCGACTGCTACGTCGGCGACCCCGAGCCGTTGGGGGCCGACGCCGAGTGGCCTGGGAGCGGCCCGTTCGAGGAGCGCGTCCGATCCTACCTCGACGCCAACGACGTCCGAATCGGCCACAAAGAATGA
- a CDS encoding PAS domain S-box protein has product MTPVQVLYLGSAADPIERLLTAADGNPSIAVSAVPSVTVAVSDPVVRRADCLVWDATGGTDPEIERLFSLSPGLPVVVRSSRSVPDSLETYAPSITRVDDESLVDAVRAVHDPDADAGSPPEVTLSLLDQSADRIARIDRDGTYRSVSEGLAAAIGSCQGELLGTPVTDSSVGDPEPILENGRRAIESGAIQRYTDGNHQYVFVPVGDEQFQLVVQDAQSTNGSERIELSNGFIDTVLDRLSDIFFVFDFEGNFLHWNDRLAEVTGYSNDEIASMSPMEFFVQEDYDQVDTAISEIVETGDATAVVRIRTRGGRLIPYEFTGSMVAHDDGSPRYICGIARDISQRRRSERALRERQQALSNLIRNLPGVVYRYRNQAGFPVEFMSEGCTSLTGHSRERLESGELSWGDVIHPDDRQEVWDVVQDAIDRGDQYQTTYRIRTADDEVRWVWEQGGGVDDPDGSVEYLDGYLTEITDVVEIEEELRREKAFTESALDAQPDVFYVFTPSGDILRWNDRFNEVTGYTDEEIERMHPTEFVASDDVPTILRGIERVAAEGATVSIEATLVSKDGERIPYEFTGSVIEDISEPIYDTGDHDVYICGTGRDISQRITAEREREAAIEELERSNAELERFAYVASHDLKEPLRMIRSYLDLIQRRYEGELDEDADEFIGYAVDGAERMRKMIDDLLTYSRIGTDDLTPEPVECRDLLDRVLAGLKIAIEEEDAEITVDRLPTVEGDAQQLAQLFQNLISNAIAYSGDTPPRIHVSATELEDGWQFSVEDDGVGIDPEQADEVFEIFSSGPVSSSTGIGLAICQKIVRRHGGEIWVESEPGVGTTFHFTIPESKPTPADAPSETPDL; this is encoded by the coding sequence ATGACGCCTGTTCAGGTCCTCTATCTCGGTAGCGCGGCAGACCCGATCGAGCGACTGCTCACGGCGGCCGATGGGAACCCGTCGATCGCCGTGTCGGCCGTTCCGTCGGTCACGGTGGCGGTCTCGGATCCGGTCGTCCGGCGTGCCGACTGCCTCGTCTGGGACGCGACGGGCGGTACGGATCCGGAGATCGAACGGCTGTTCTCGCTCTCGCCCGGCCTCCCGGTCGTCGTTCGGAGCTCCCGATCCGTCCCCGACAGCCTCGAGACCTACGCGCCGTCGATCACCCGCGTCGACGACGAGTCGCTCGTCGATGCGGTTCGGGCGGTTCACGACCCCGACGCCGACGCCGGCTCGCCACCGGAGGTGACGCTGTCGCTTCTGGATCAGTCGGCCGACCGGATCGCCCGGATCGATCGCGACGGGACGTACCGGTCGGTCAGCGAGGGGCTCGCCGCCGCGATCGGCAGCTGTCAGGGTGAGCTGCTCGGAACGCCCGTCACGGACTCGTCGGTGGGCGACCCCGAACCGATCCTCGAGAACGGGCGCCGCGCTATCGAATCCGGAGCGATCCAGCGCTACACCGACGGGAACCACCAGTACGTCTTCGTCCCCGTCGGCGACGAGCAATTCCAGCTCGTCGTTCAGGACGCCCAGTCGACGAACGGCTCCGAGCGGATCGAGCTCTCGAACGGCTTCATCGACACCGTGCTGGACCGGCTCTCGGACATCTTCTTCGTCTTCGATTTCGAGGGCAACTTCCTCCACTGGAACGACCGCCTCGCGGAAGTGACCGGCTACTCGAACGATGAGATCGCCTCGATGTCCCCCATGGAGTTCTTCGTCCAGGAGGACTACGACCAGGTCGATACGGCCATCTCCGAGATCGTCGAGACGGGCGACGCGACCGCGGTCGTTCGTATCCGTACCCGCGGCGGGCGGCTGATCCCCTACGAGTTCACCGGCTCGATGGTCGCCCACGACGACGGTTCGCCCCGCTATATCTGTGGTATCGCCCGGGACATCTCCCAGCGACGTCGTTCCGAGCGCGCGTTGCGCGAGCGCCAGCAGGCGCTGTCGAACCTCATCCGGAACCTCCCGGGGGTCGTCTACCGGTACCGAAACCAAGCGGGCTTCCCCGTGGAGTTCATGAGCGAGGGCTGTACGTCGCTCACCGGCCACTCCCGCGAGCGCCTCGAGTCCGGCGAGCTCTCGTGGGGGGACGTGATCCACCCCGACGACCGCCAGGAGGTCTGGGACGTCGTCCAGGACGCCATCGACCGCGGCGACCAGTACCAGACGACCTACCGCATCCGGACCGCCGACGACGAGGTCCGGTGGGTCTGGGAACAGGGCGGCGGCGTCGACGACCCCGACGGCTCCGTCGAGTACCTCGACGGCTACCTCACCGAGATCACCGACGTCGTCGAGATCGAGGAGGAACTCCGCCGCGAGAAGGCGTTCACCGAGAGCGCCCTCGACGCCCAGCCCGACGTCTTCTACGTCTTCACCCCGAGCGGCGACATCCTTCGGTGGAACGACCGCTTCAACGAGGTGACGGGGTACACCGACGAGGAGATAGAGCGCATGCACCCCACCGAGTTCGTCGCATCCGACGACGTCCCCACGATCCTCCGGGGTATCGAGCGGGTCGCGGCCGAGGGTGCGACCGTCTCGATCGAGGCGACGCTCGTGAGCAAGGACGGTGAGCGGATCCCCTACGAGTTCACGGGGTCGGTGATCGAGGACATCAGCGAGCCGATCTACGATACCGGCGACCACGATGTCTACATCTGTGGGACCGGTCGGGACATCTCCCAGCGGATCACCGCAGAACGGGAGCGCGAAGCGGCTATCGAGGAGCTCGAGCGCTCGAACGCCGAGCTCGAGCGGTTCGCCTACGTCGCCTCTCACGACCTGAAGGAGCCCCTGCGGATGATCCGTAGCTACCTCGACCTGATCCAGCGGCGCTACGAGGGCGAGCTCGACGAGGACGCCGACGAGTTCATCGGCTACGCCGTCGACGGGGCCGAGCGGATGCGAAAGATGATCGACGACCTGCTCACGTACTCCCGGATCGGCACCGACGACCTCACCCCCGAGCCCGTCGAGTGTCGCGACCTCCTCGATCGGGTCCTCGCCGGCCTCAAGATCGCCATCGAGGAGGAGGACGCCGAGATCACCGTCGATCGCCTGCCGACCGTCGAGGGCGACGCCCAGCAGCTCGCCCAGCTCTTCCAGAACCTCATCAGCAACGCTATCGCCTACTCGGGGGACACACCCCCCAGGATCCACGTCTCGGCGACGGAGCTCGAGGACGGATGGCAGTTCTCGGTCGAGGACGACGGCGTCGGAATCGACCCTGAACAGGCCGACGAGGTCTTCGAGATCTTCTCGTCGGGACCCGTCTCCTCGAGCACCGGGATCGGCCTCGCGATCTGCCAGAAGATCGTTCGTCGCCACGGCGGCGAGATCTGGGTGGAGTCCGAACCCGGGGTCGGCACGACGTTTCATTTCACGATTCCGGAGAGCAAACCGACACCCGCCGACGCCCCCTCGGAGACGCCCGATCTATGA
- a CDS encoding Rid family detoxifying hydrolase, producing the protein MKRTVSTSEAPDAIGAYSQATATNDLLFTAGQIALTPDGEFLGDESVAVQTRQCLENVKAILESEGLSLQHVVKTTIYLDDIDDFDGMNEAYAEYFADNPPARSALEVGSLPKGAAVEIETVATTD; encoded by the coding sequence ATGAAGCGAACCGTCAGCACCTCCGAGGCGCCCGACGCGATCGGCGCGTACAGCCAGGCGACGGCCACGAACGACCTGCTGTTCACCGCGGGTCAGATCGCGCTCACCCCCGACGGGGAGTTCCTCGGCGACGAATCGGTCGCGGTCCAGACCCGTCAGTGCCTCGAGAACGTGAAGGCGATCCTCGAGAGCGAGGGGCTCTCGCTCCAGCACGTCGTGAAGACGACGATCTATCTGGACGACATCGACGACTTCGACGGGATGAACGAGGCCTACGCCGAGTACTTCGCTGACAACCCGCCGGCTCGGAGCGCCCTCGAGGTCGGCTCGCTCCCGAAGGGCGCCGCCGTCGAGATCGAGACCGTCGCCACGACCGACTGA
- the citZ gene encoding citrate synthase produces the protein MADDLKEGLEGVLVAESSLSYIDGEEGRLVYRGYGIEDLAREASYEEVLYLLWHGELPTREELETFDEEMSAERTVDAEVLDTVEALAAADAEPMAALRTAVSQLSSTDPAGPTDPEDHEATLEKSRRITAKVPTIVAAFARYREGDEPVEPREELSHAENFLYMLNDEEPDETAAETFDAALVLHADHGLNASTFSAMVTASTLSDVHSAVTSAIGTLKGGLHGGANQNVMEMLKEVDDSDKDPVKWAKDALDEGRRVAGFGHRVYDVKDPRAFILGEFSESLAEEAGDMKWYDYSIAIEEFMQEEKGIPPNVDFYSATTYYQMDIPIDLFTPIFALSRVGGWTAHVAEQYDGNRIMRPRARYVGPEDREFVPLDER, from the coding sequence ATGGCAGACGATCTGAAAGAGGGGCTCGAAGGTGTTCTGGTCGCCGAATCCTCGCTGAGCTACATCGACGGGGAGGAGGGGCGACTCGTCTATCGGGGCTACGGGATCGAGGACCTGGCCCGCGAGGCGAGCTACGAGGAGGTCCTCTATCTCCTCTGGCACGGCGAGCTCCCGACCCGCGAGGAGCTCGAGACCTTCGACGAGGAGATGAGCGCCGAACGGACCGTCGACGCGGAGGTCCTCGATACGGTCGAGGCGCTCGCCGCCGCGGACGCGGAACCGATGGCCGCCCTCCGGACGGCCGTCTCCCAGCTCTCGAGCACCGATCCCGCGGGCCCGACCGACCCCGAGGACCACGAGGCGACCCTCGAGAAGAGCCGCCGTATCACGGCCAAGGTCCCGACGATCGTCGCCGCCTTCGCCCGCTACCGCGAGGGCGACGAGCCGGTCGAGCCCCGCGAGGAGCTGAGCCATGCCGAGAACTTCCTCTACATGCTCAACGACGAGGAGCCCGACGAGACCGCCGCAGAGACGTTCGACGCGGCGCTCGTCCTGCACGCCGACCACGGGCTCAACGCCTCGACGTTCTCGGCGATGGTCACCGCGAGCACCCTCTCGGACGTCCACAGCGCCGTCACCAGCGCGATCGGCACCCTCAAGGGCGGCCTGCACGGCGGCGCGAACCAGAACGTCATGGAGATGCTGAAGGAGGTCGACGACAGCGACAAGGACCCGGTCAAGTGGGCGAAGGACGCCCTCGACGAGGGTCGCCGCGTCGCCGGCTTCGGCCACCGCGTCTACGACGTCAAGGACCCCCGCGCGTTCATCCTCGGGGAGTTCTCCGAGTCGCTGGCCGAGGAGGCCGGCGACATGAAGTGGTACGACTACAGCATCGCCATCGAGGAGTTCATGCAGGAGGAAAAAGGGATCCCCCCGAACGTCGACTTCTACTCGGCGACCACCTACTACCAGATGGACATCCCCATCGACCTGTTCACCCCGATCTTCGCGCTCTCGCGGGTGGGCGGCTGGACGGCCCACGTCGCAGAACAGTACGACGGCAACCGGATCATGCGCCCGCGCGCCCGGTACGTCGGCCCCGAGGACCGGGAGTTCGTCCCGCTCGATGAACGGTAA